Within Polyangia bacterium, the genomic segment CCGCCGGCACCTCGCACCTGCGCACGTCGGTCGAAACCGGCATCGAGATCATGCAACAGCTGCGTGGCCACATCTCCGGCCTGGCCGTGCCGCATCTGGTGATCGACACCCCCGGCGGCATGGGCAAGGTCAGCATCGGCCCCGATTACGTGGTCGCGCGCGGCGACGACCACTGGACCTTGCGCAACTACGAAGGTCGGCTGGTCGACTATCCGCAGCCGATGGAGAAAGACGCCACCTGCGACTATGACCGCGTCTATTTCGGCGACTGAGCCTGGCGTCAGCCTTCCAGGCCGGCGCTGGGACAGAACGGCGCCAGCGTGCACGACGCGCAGTTCGGTTTGCGGGCGAAACAAACCCGTCGGCCGTGCCAGATAAGCTGGTGCGAAAAGCGGATCCAGTTTTCCTTCGGCACCACCTTCATCAGGTCCTGCTCGATCTTTTTCACCTCGTTCGAGCGGGTGAGGCCAAGCCGCATGCTCAGGCGCTGGACATGGGTATCGACGACCACGCCCTCGGCCAGGCCGAAGGCGGTGCCCAGCACCACGCTGGCGGTCTTGCGAGCCACGCCGGGCAGCTTGGTCAGCTCGGCCAGCGTGCGCGGGACCTGCCCGCCGTGAAGCGCGACCAATCCCTGCGCCGTGCCCTTCAGGCTCTTGGCCTTTTGTCGGTAAAAACCGGTCGAACGGATCAGGCCCTCCAGTTCGGGCAGGCGGGCCTTGGCCATTGCCGTCGCGTCGGGGAAGCGTTGGAACAGCGCGGGCGTCACCTTGTTGACCCGCAGGTCGGTGGTCTGGGCCGACAGGATGGTCGCGCACAAGAGCTGAAATTCGTTCTGGCGATCCAGCTCGCAGTCGACCTCCGGATAGGCTTCTTCCAGGCCATCGACGATCGAGCGGACGCGCGCCGGATCCGGCGGCCACCGTCCGCGGCGCGGCTTGCGCGTGGCCTTGGTGATCACCTTCGTCAGTCCGCGGGGCATGTCCGGCGTTATAACATCGCTGCCCATGGACGAATCGCCCGAGGAGTTGGAGCAGATCCGCGCGGAAGCGGCGCGCATCGACGTGCACCAGTACCGCAACCGCTTTCGCGTTTTCAAGGCCGTCGGCCTGGGGGCTTTCCTGGCCGGCCTGGTTTGGCTGATCCTGCTGAT encodes:
- the nth gene encoding endonuclease III, which gives rise to MPRGLTKVITKATRKPRRGRWPPDPARVRSIVDGLEEAYPEVDCELDRQNEFQLLCATILSAQTTDLRVNKVTPALFQRFPDATAMAKARLPELEGLIRSTGFYRQKAKSLKGTAQGLVALHGGQVPRTLAELTKLPGVARKTASVVLGTAFGLAEGVVVDTHVQRLSMRLGLTRSNEVKKIEQDLMKVVPKENWIRFSHQLIWHGRRVCFARKPNCASCTLAPFCPSAGLEG